One genomic segment of Desmodus rotundus isolate HL8 chromosome 5, HLdesRot8A.1, whole genome shotgun sequence includes these proteins:
- the MMP13 gene encoding collagenase 3, which translates to MHTGVLAAFLFLSWTHCRSLPIRNDEDDEDLSEEDFQFAEHYLKSYYHPLNPAGILKKTAANSMADRLREMQSFFRLEVTGRLDDNTLDIMKKPRCGVPDVGEYNVFPRTLKWSKMNLTYRIVNYTPDMTHSEVEKAFRKAFKVWSDVTPLNFTRLHDGTADIMISFGTKEHGDFYPFDGPSGLLAHAFPPGPNYGGDAHFDDDETWTSSSKGYNLFLVAAHEFGHSLGLDHSKDPGALMFPIYTYTGKSHFVLPDDDVQGIQSLYGPGDEDPNPKHPKTPDRCDPSLSLDAITGLRGETIIFKDRFFWRLHPQQVDAELFLTKSFWPELPNRIDAAYEHPSHDLIFIFRGRKFWALNGYDILEGYPKKISELGLPKEVKKISAAVHLEDTGKTLFFSGSQVWSYDDTNHTMDKDYPRLIEEEFPGIGDNVDAVYEKSGYIYFFNGPIQFEYSIWSNRIVRVMPANSLLGC; encoded by the exons ATGCACACAGGTGTCCTGGCTGCCTTCCTCTTCTTGAGCTGGACACATTGTCGGTCCCTGCCCATTCGCAACGATGAGGATGATGAAGATTTGTCTGAGGAGGACTTCCAGTTTGCAGAG CACTACCTCAAGTCATACTACCATCCCCTGAACCCTGCGGGCATCCTGAAGAAGACTGCAGCAAACTCCATGGCCGACAGGCTCCGAGAAATGCAGTCTTTTTTTCGCTTAGAGGTGACTGGCAGACTTGACGACAACACCTTAGACATCATGAAAAAACCCAGATGCGGGGTTCCTGACGTGGGTGAATACAATGTTTTCCCTAGGACCCTCAAGTGGTCCAAAATGAATTTAACCTACAG AATTGTGAATTATACCCCTGATATGACTCATTCTGAAGTTGAAAAGGCATTCAGAAAAGCCTTCAAAGTTTGGTCTGATGTGACGCCGCTGAATTTCACCAGACTTCACGACGGCACTGCTGACATTATGATCTCCTTTGGAACTAAAG AGCACGGCGACTTCTATCCATTTGATGGGCCCTCTGGTCTGCTGGCTCATGCTTTCCCTCCTGGGCCCAATTATGGAGGAGACGCCCATTTTGATGATGACGAAACTTGGACAAGTTCCTCCAAag GCTACAACTTGTTTCTCGTGGCTGCCCATGAGTTTGGCCACTCGTTAGGTCTCGACCACTCCAAGGACCCGGGGGCCCTCATGTTTCCCATCTACACCTACACCGGCAAAAGTCACTTCGTGCTCCCTGATGATGACGTACAGGGGATCCAGTCTCTCTATG GTCCAGGAGACGAAGACCCCAACCCTAAACACCCCAAAACACCAGACAGATGTGATCCCTCTTTATCCCTTGATGCCATTACCGGTCTCCGAGGAGAAACAATAATCTTTAAAGACAG aTTCTTCTGGCGCCTGCATCCTCAGCAGGTTGACGCGGAGCTGTTTTTAACAAAATCGTTTTGGCCAGAACTTCCCAACCGCATTGATGCTGCATACGAGCACCCTTCTCATGACCTTATCTTCATCTTTCGAG GCAGAAAATTTTGGGCTCTGAATGGTTATGACATTCTGGAAGGTTATCCCAAAAAAATATCTGAACTAGGACTTCCAAAAGAGGTTAAGAAGATAAGTGCGGCTGTTCACCTTGAGGACACGGGGAAGACTCTCTTCTTCTCAGGGAGCCAGGTCTGGAG CTACGATGATACTAACCATACGATGGATAAGGACTACCCCAGACTGATAGAGGAGGAGTTCCCAGGGATTGGAGACAATGTAGATGCTGTCTACGAGAAAAGTG GTTATATCTATTTTTTCAACGGGCCCATACAGTTTGAATACAGCATCTGGAGCAACCGTATCGTTCGTGTCATGCCAGCAAATTCCCTATTGGGATGTTAA